tgagGTTTAAACTGATTTCTAGTAGTTTATAACGAATTGGTGAGCTGAATTAAAGACAAAAGGGACATAAGAAATTCCCAACTTCATCCATTCAATCCCAAAATTTCTTGTAATCAAATGAAGCCACTTCTTTCACTAGATGACttagtttttttctctttcttcttgtCTCTTTggaaacataataattttaaggaAAAGGGGTGACAAATTGACAGATCATAAATTATAACATGCTTAGCATAGCAATGTCATATTGAAAGTCCTACCCCTATTGGTTACATACCAACTTtttccaaccaatcacaccaaatagGGCTACAAGAATCCATCCATCCATCACACCGTAATGTGATTGTATGTCACTTAGATAATATACAGTTGTGCTGCTAGAAATACTACTAGAATTATAGTGCAAATAAACTGCTAGAATCAGACTTCCTCCATCACATAATCATATCCCACCCTCATGCATATGCAAAATCATACGAAGTGTCCATGCTACACATATACTCATACATAACAGATAATAGAACATAAACATGATACTTTAGCTTACCCAAAGCTTTTCTGATTAAAAAACATACTTGGACTGACATACGTACGCTCAGATTTATGGACTACATGATCTTGCATGTTTTACAGATTAATagcaaatcaaatttcaaaatttaaaaaatctaccCAAACATAGCTCACAAACTGATCAAAATGGGACCACACGCTTGTGTGACCCACACAGTCTACCAAGCCAAAttgtgtggcccacacaccCTACCTAATTGGACTGTGTGTCTCACACGCTCATGTGTCTCACACGACCTGACATGGCTAGCCACacccatgtggctcacacggccatgtggcgtCATCCACCTCCTTCAATTTTTCATGCAATTTTCCAGATTTTCATGTTCTTTTCAGAATTTACGGGTTAGAATACACACCTTACTACTTTTGGGTTGTCGACACTATAGTAGCAATCCAAGTTCCTGTACACAACATTCATGGCTAAAGTGGATTAACAACTAAAATCGAAATTGAAACTTGAATTTGGTACATCATTCACTCAACAAAAACAATCTCTAAAATCGAGTATACAGTCACTAACCTAAGATAAAACAACGACCTATCAACACCTAAATCGCTGGAAGGTTATCTGTTTCACGATTGTTAcctataaaaaatacaaaaataatcagAACAAAACCAATTGACTAACTACAAGCCTCTTACCCTCCAATCgaagaaaatcaaaacagaAACATCAAAGCAAAAAGCAACTGCACTTACCGGAAATGTAATGCCAACAAGATGAAAGCACGAAACGAAAAAATAAGAATAGGAACAAAAGGCCAACACTATGAGTTTatgaaaaatagtaaaatgaaggaaaaataaaaaagagggGCGACAAGAGAGGAAGAAAACAATTGGCAACAAGGgtggaaaacaaaagaaaagaatggaaGAAGTAGGACGTCAGAGAAAACTCAAagtagtaaaatttaaaaaaaaaaccaaaaaatggaGAGAGTGGGTGAGAGAGGGGCATATGATAAAATCCCACTTAATCTGAttatgttagagttgtgtgacccaaattctaagagattgcttgcaagtcaagttaaacaaatatatattttctttctagaagatttagtatttattagtataatatatttaacatttattagtatagtttatttgacttactaatttagcttataaataggctcttttacaatcttagaaatatacacccattagattagaactcacaacacattcagagaattttgtgtttatgtttcgagggttctttgttttcgggttttcggtGTTTAGTtgttatctccatcttttgtactcttcgttcttttgccattatagtaaaattatttttgcccgtggtttttatcctctttggaggggttttcccacgttaaatttgtgtgttcatcttctcaatttcttctactatttttacttgttcgttgcttaatcgggacgatcctaatAGATTAGTTAACCACCTATCATATTGCTTAGCAGTAGAGTTTGACCGAAACTCTAACAAGCATGTGCGGCAATAGCAAAGACAGAgcaaaaattaatatgttttggcatgacaaaatttgaatttgggaCTTAAGGGTAAGCCAAAGTCTTATCACTGAACCAATAGGTTCATTCTTATTAATAAGCTaacgaaaataaaagataaCCTACATGTGATCAACTAAGTGTAggaataaaaacaataaaaattcaaggaaaGAGATTCATATACAAAACTTCAGGCACAAAAACAGAACACTTATCCACTAGAACGAATTAATTTACATGATACAAATACATTGTTAAATAATTTGCtggacttttattttattagtattagtGTTTAGTCGAATTGTATGATCAATTCTTATACGACCTAGTGGTCATCAAATATACTACTTCAGAGAATTAATACATAGCTTGTCCTTTTCCcacaatcttttaaaaaaaattatataatataatattttttaaaaaattttaatacgaacCGAGCCGGACTCGAGTTTGATATCTACAATCCGAGTTGAGCTTTGACAAAAAGTTAGGCCATTTTTCAGGTTGGGTTGGACCTGAGCCTATCAATCGGGCCTAAAATTATGTTACGGTCCAGCttggcccatgatcacctctaagtGGGACGAAGGTGGATGTTGCTAAATCCACCACCGCTTTGCAGTTGCCACCCTACTCCACTAGGGATGTATAATATTTAAAGCCACTATCTTGTCCATGGATGTTGGATGTATCCATCTCTACTTcgcttcaatttaatttttattacttatatataaaattttcaatctttttaaattcaagtaaatatttaaaaatattttttcaaaaaaaaaagtaagccttaaacatataaaaaattttataaaatattaaaaaattaattccatATAATGGAGTGAGGCGAGGTGAGACAAGTAATTATCATGACTGCTAAAAATCAACTCTACCCTGTTCCATATCTActtttcaaaaggaaaaatctACTCCATTCGAATTGGATCAATTTGTCAAAATTCAGAAGGTGTTTTAGGTTTTGCTATATTTACATAGTCAACTTTGGTTTTGTCCCTTAGAAAGAAGAAAATGCAACCAACCCACCCCCAAAGAGAATTCTTTGTTCCATGGAGAGGACTGCCTAGTAATTgccataaattaattaaaaacaataaaaaccgTTAAGCTAAGTTCTAGAATCTAATCTGGTGAAAACCACATATATGAAAACTCCAAAGTGAACTCTAACTAACTTACTTAATTCTTTCTGTAATCGCTAagagattcttttttttttactctttcttCCCCTCTCTTCGAAAACATAACTAATGTGAGAGAAGCTGAAACTCTATCCTAGTGACGCACGTTTGTCTTTAGTTGGACTGTTGGAGAACATGACTTTGAACAACAATATCAATGTTGGACAACTATGCTCATTAAGTCTCTAGTATTCAACGTGGAATGCAAAGGGTTTGTGATTCTCTCTTTGATTCAACTTCAATGAGCATGGAAGTAACAAATTAGAAGCCTTTCACAcacaaagtttaaaattttctcctTCTTACATTGAAAGATAATAGTTTGATTTAGAAGAAAGGGAAAATGGGCAGTGGAGCCGCTGATATGATGTTCTGGTGCGTCAGCATATCAATGCAAGACTATCTAATCGAATGGAGATCGTACCATCGTAATTGCAAATGTGCACCACCTCAAATGGGTTTTGTATGAAACAGAgaagcttttcttttttcctttttctcaatTGAGTTTCACATTATATACATTCAGTCTCAAACGTACAACCACGGGGGTTCTTCTACCTAGCTAATCTATTGGTTTTTTTGAtagaaaacaaaggaaaaatgaaaCTAAGAACGGATGCTAATGAAGAttgaacaagaagaaaaataaaagaaatgatctCACATGATTTCATTGAGTTGAGAAACATATATGATACAAGATAATTACCTCATATGTAACTACTTCCACTAATATTTGACTAAAACTTAGCTTAAATTATACACAAAAGAAGCTGACATATCAGCcattacatcaaattcaaatcaacAACAAATCTTACTAACTTGAAGTTAAATTGCAAAGCAACTAAGGCAAgttacaaatgaacaaaatgaacaaaatgttGTTGCTCCACTGGTTCAGCTCCAATGCAGGTCTGCTGTTGCATTACAGGCCAAAGcttaacactcctccttggactgtaTGCAACAAACACCAATCCTTCTTCTTAAAGAATCAAACTTGGTAGCACCGAGAGACTTAGTTAGAATGTTAGTTAGCTGGTTTTCTAAGCTGCAATGAATTAGATTCACTTCCCTTGATTGTTCAACCTCtcgataaaaatgaaatttaatcttGAAATGCTTGGTCTTGCCATGAAATAGTGGATTTTTTGCTATGGCAACTGCTAACTGAATATCAACTCTGATCTCAGTAGCTTCAActtagttttcatttaaatcacataAGAGCTTCCTAAGCCATTAACAGCTACAGTAGCTGCAATGTACTCTGCTTCTGCTATTGATTGAGCAACGgtttgttgcttctttgaactccaaCAAAAGACCTCTGAGCCAAAAGTGAAGAAGTGGCCAGAAGTGCTTTTCATGTCATCAATTAATCTAGCCCAATCACTATTAGAATACCCTCTCAACTTAAGCTCTTTTATCTTCTCAAACTTCACTCCATAATTCAAAGTCACTTTCACATATCTGAGAACTCTTTTGGCTACTTTAAAGTGAACAACATCGCAGCAATGCATGAATCTGGATAGGAGGCTAACAGCAAACATGATATCAGGCCTTGTAGCTGTTAAGTAGAGCAAACAACCTACCAGGCTTCGATACTCCTTCTCATCAACCCTTTCATGATTCTCACTACTGGTTAATTTTTCACCTTCAACCACTGATGTGCTAACAATTTTTCAGTTGGACATGCAAAATTTGTTTAAGATCTTCAAGGCAAAAGCCTGCTGACTTATGAAGATGGCATGGTCAGATTGATTTACTTCCACGCCAAGGAAGTAAGTCATTTCCCCCAAATCAGTCATCTCAAAAACATCTTGCATCTGCATCTTAAATTCTTCAATCAGCTCCCCATTGCTTTCAGTTACCAATAAATCATCCACATAAAGTGACACAATCAGCAGAGTCTCACTTTCAGACTTCTTCACAGAAAGAGTAGGCTCACTGATTCTCTTCTCAAACTCGAGCATAGACAAATATTAATCAACTCTGTCATACCAGGCCCTTGGTGCCTACTTTAGACCATACAAGGTCTTTTTCAGCTTGTAAACCCTATGCTCTTCATCAGGAACCTTGAATCCATCTGTTGTTCAATGAAGATCTCTTCCTTAAGAAAGCCATTAAGAAAGGCAGACTTGACATTCAATTGGTGCACTTTCCATTGCTTTTAAGTAGCCAAGGCAAACTGAAGCCTTATTGTATCTAACCTTGCAACTGGAGCAAAGGTTTCCATAAAATCGATGACATACTGTTGGTTGTATCCCTTCACCACAAGTCTTGCCTTGTCTTTGTTTAGAGTCCCATCAGTACTATATT
This genomic stretch from Gossypium raimondii isolate GPD5lz chromosome 6, ASM2569854v1, whole genome shotgun sequence harbors:
- the LOC128041674 gene encoding secreted RxLR effector protein 161-like yields the protein MLEFEKRISEPTLSVKKSESETLLIVSLYVDDLLVTESNGELIEEFKMQMQDVFEMTDLGEMTYFLGVEVNQSDHAIFIMVEGEKLTSSENHERVDEKEYRSLVGCLLYLTATRPDIMFAVSLLSRFMHCCDVVHFKVAKRVLRYVKVTLNYGVKFEKIKELKLRGYSNSDWARLIDDMKSTSGHFFTFGSEVFCWSSKKQQTVAQSIAEAEYIAATVAVNGLGSSYVI